In the genome of Neodiprion fabricii isolate iyNeoFabr1 chromosome 4, iyNeoFabr1.1, whole genome shotgun sequence, the window ttcTAATTTGAATCTAATAGTTTTCGAAACACAACAATTTAACTCAcaaatttgtaattgaaaaaggTATAAGTTTTCATTGAAGGATTATCTATCCTCTgctttcaatcaaatcaacagAATTACGGATGAGCGTTACGTTCGGAAATAACATTCCTTTTCGAGTATTCTATGTAATCAATCAAAACGTGAAAGTTGAAACACTACTTCTCGCGCTGCACATTCGTTGATAAAAGTATCCAAGTGAAAAGTTTACAACGCATGCTTTCCAGTTCGCTCACTATATTCGTCAATATGTCGACATTTCATGATAAATTATCAGTAGAAAATTAGACGTCGTAAATATGCATTTTTGAACCTGACGCACAAACCGCAATGTATTTCAACAAGGCGCGATTCTGTTATACCTAGCAATACTCTAGGAATTTATTTCCcattatttgttcaatttcaccCTATAATTTCTATCCGATTGTATGGAatctttgattaattttcttcgTGTTCTTCGCTGATTCGTTTGATCGTCAAATGTAATAATCATACTATTCTGTTTCTTTCACCCGGCGACGTCACAGCTTCAACTCCATTCTCGCATTTCGTTTCGTATACTACGTTAACAGAGATAACAGAATCACAAAAAAACTCGCAAAGTTACTCAAACGTCGGCATAACGGTTGTGAggttttcgtaaaattttgtcaCTTCTCGTGCTGTATGAGTCCACACGTACCGAAATCGGCTGACGATGACCCGTATCCTCGCAATATTTTCACGAAGGTAATTTTAACAAGATTTCTCAACGTACGTCGATGCCACTTCATCTCGACGATGATTTACGATAGACAGCTCGCATTTTCATACGATATCACCGATTAAGTATTCCCTGAGTTCTGACGTGTACCGACGCTTGGCGCCCATTACTTACGACATGCACCAGTATCCATTGGCTCACGTCAAGTCTATTTGACAATTGGAACAGACTAATCCATCGGTGGCTCCTCACCAACCaaagaagaatttgaaatcCACAGAAAGTTCGACAGAAAGAAGAACTTACGAAGATGTACTTGTCGCTAGATACGACGATTCGCTTCGTAAAAATATCGTCGAAATTCATATTCGGTTGGCCGTTGCCTCTTGGCACTGAGCGTATCATCATCCTGAAACGTCAGATTTTCAGGTTCTTAGCGATGGCTCATATGATAAGTATACTTTTAGCACtgatattcaatatttaccGCAACAGAGAAGACCGCCTCAACTTGTTCTTGTGCATGACAGAGACGACGGCAATCTTTGCTGTGATGGCATTTATCTTCATCTGTCATATCGACGAAGACCGCCTTCGAGTTGAGTATAAACGGCTCTTCATTGCCCTATTAATCTGTGGTCAAAGAAAATAAGTTAGAGGCCGATGTTTAATTTTCTGACAGTGAACGTGCATGATAAATTTCACGCGGAGGGAAATTCCGTCTCACAGTTATGgtcgatgaaaattataacaactTTTAAAACTTTCGCTGTACGTAGTACAAACTGACTGGATATTTTTACCGCAGCAATTTATGTGACTGATGTGACTTTACGGTGTTTTGTCCATTCTGCCTTAGTGGGTCTCGGGATTTCGAGCTTTCGAATCTTTGTTCGGTAGTTACTGATAAATTCGGATTCGCCAACTTTCGAAAAAGGCCCGATTCTGACATTTGAAAAGTCGACTTTTTGATGGTTCGATATTTTTGCAACTCAATATTTTTCCCTTCGTGATATTGCCTATTCTCAAatcgtgatgaaaaaaaaaaaatctgtcggtATAAGTTCAATCGTAGGTACATTTTTCCGTTCGCAACTTTTGTTTTCCTACAAGTCATCTTTTCGCATTTATGGTCTTCATAGGTTTTTAACTGTAGTTAGTTTAACTTTCGGGGTTTCGTCCCGTCGACTCTTTGGACTTTCGCATTTCTGTACACCACCCATCACCAAGTACTTGGAAACATTTGGGTCTTTGCAAAGATAGTCGCCAGATATTCGGTGAATTTCCATCCTGCCTGTCTTTTTTATGCCCAAGCAGTTTCCGAATTTCTCAACTTACGATACGCAGAAGTGACGTATAGACACGTCAAAGTTGCAAAAACTGATTGTCGGTTCTGTAATTCGTGTTCTGAAAATAGCCGTTGTGTCGAATGAAAACTGTGCGAGTTTGGTACGGACGCATGATGTTTCAGATGATTCGTTGgaattttccaatttacttGTCGCAATATCAGTGAAGTGTCTCGCATCACGAATACGTAGAACTACtcataatttaattatttgcagaCTCGCGCACTAAGTGATTGTACGCACAAATTACTTATTACAATGCCATGTTaaattattcacaaaaatACGGGGCTTGTAGAAAATTACTGGTTAAAAACTGTACGCATCTTTCCCAAACTTGCCGTCAGAAGTCGCATTTTACATTCTTTGTCACGGTAACAAAAcagtgttttcatttcaaaaactttttaccAGGCATTGATAACCGAAATGACGACGTTCGTGAGTAATGCTACGGATCAAGAATTAGCTGTGATTCGGTTCTACGTGAGAAAGTGTTCATTACTCCATACAATGGTTATCATACTTATCGTTCTCGGTGGGATTGTGTACTTTTTGTCACCCATTGTTCTACCTCAGCCCTTACCGCTCAAGACCGCATACCCGTTTTCAACGGAGCCATTTTGGATTTGGGCTCTTCTGTACGGCACACATGTTTTCACTTGTCTCCAAGTTGTATCCGCATTGTGTATGAACCTGATCTTCGTTGTTTTAACCTGGTTCGCCGCTGCCAGATTTGATATCCTGAACACGGAAATCGAAAGGGCAAGCAACCTGAATGAAGTCAACAGATGTGTTCGACTTCACCAAGAATCGCTAAAGTATGATTAATTCGTGTCCGtgtcaatttcaatttttttatgcacCTTTCACAAGAATAAACGGGGCATTCCATACCATTGCAACCTGGGCGTGACCCTTGAGCTCTCGAATTGGTCTCGTGATTATTCATGTGATTGTTCTCACGTTGAAAAGCGTTCGGttttcaaaaaacattttttcgacTCGACtggaattttctacaattttttagaaCGATTTTATTCATCGACGCAATTTGACGATCTAACAAAATTCCAATAGATCGAGTGTcgtgtgtaataaaatttcaccatcGCCTATTTTCCATGTTCGAATTTTCGGGAAAAACAACATTTGTAACAACAAATGCATCAATTGTCCTCTTGTGCCAAGGTACTTGACTAATACGACTCGGGCAAATGGAACATTGCGAAATATGGTCGTTCGGAAGCATCCTCTTTTCTTTTGccctctgaaatatttttggcaGGTGCATGAAACCTCGAGAAACATTCATTCGtgagtttgataattttttcgtaagaaataaaaaagtcgCAGATCTCCAGCATTTACATTCCAAGGCCGATTAGCTTTCCCTGCATTTTGCAGTAGAGCATCAATGTAAGCCTCAACATTAAAAGCGTGTTCTCCAACATTTCCCTGCttcgcaattttattttctgcggagaaatacacactttagTTTTGGAGAAACAAGCGTTCAGCTTGTCTTTTCGGTTTAGTCGTATAGCAGGTGAAATGAGGAATCATGGGCAATTCAAATGATCCATGTcgcgttgaaagaaaaatgttgtcAACTCTTTTGTTACTACGCCACCAGCTTGAAAATGTTGATATTTCCTAGAAAATTAAATGGGTTTAGTTAACGTTTTTACAATTTCCAGGTATGCGAGCAGACTGTCGAAGACTGTGGGTCGTATGGCTTTAGCGGTGGCCGCATCGAACTTCGCTGCAGTTATGTTTGGAGGAGTCGTGATCACTTTTATAAGATTGATTTGTAACGGATAAAAGTAATATGGTTCGAAACGTTGGGTGCCTATTATCCGTGCAATcagtcaaaatttttcaattttattttgcatttcATGTCAATACAGAGGCAATCTTACTCACTTGATTTCGTCAAGATGCTGGTCTTTGAGATGGTATCCGTGGTCCATCTTTTTTTGTACGCCTGGCCAGCGGACTACTTGGCTCTGTTGGTAAATGACTTCAGTTTTTCTTGTCGAGTTTTTCTAATCACGTCTGGCAAGACTTCAGTTTTGTAATGCTCGTGATTTTCGAACTGACCGAAATCGTACGTCAGCAATCGTTATAAATGAAATGATTGAAGCTCAACAGTAGATTGTCCATAGCGGAGGCAAAGAAGGTCTTTCTACGCAGAGGGTAAGTTTGCGATATGAGTCTCAGACGAGCGTCTGCGCCTGTTGAACACAAATTTGCAAGAAAGACTATTCTGCGTTACCTACGTCGACAACTAGGCTACTTTATAGTTTTTATGACCACCAGTGCTT includes:
- the LOC124179947 gene encoding uncharacterized protein LOC124179947 encodes the protein MTETTAIFAVMAFIFICHIDEDRLRALITEMTTFVSNATDQELAVIRFYVRKCSLLHTMVIILIVLGGIVYFLSPIVLPQPLPLKTAYPFSTEPFWIWALLYGTHVFTCLQVVSALCMNLIFVVLTWFAAARFDILNTEIERASNLNEVNRCVRLHQESLKYASRLSKTVGRMALAVAASNFAAVMFGGVVITFIRLICNG